A single genomic interval of Prunus dulcis chromosome 5, ALMONDv2, whole genome shotgun sequence harbors:
- the LOC117628342 gene encoding protein Asterix has translation MSSTANDPRQPSAAKRYVPSAVAPQDLPVDYSGLIAVVFGIAGVMFRYKLCSWLAIIFCAQSLVNMKNLENDIKQISMAMMFAIMGLVTNYFGPPRPGTQKS, from the exons ATGTCATCGACGGCCAATGATCCGCGTCAGCCATCTGCGGCGAAGCGCTACGTGCCGTCAGCGGTGGCGCCGCAAGATCTTCCAGTGGATTACTCCGGTTTGATCGCCGTCGTCTTCGGTATCGCCGGCGTCATGTTTCGT TATAAGCTGTGCTCGTGGCTTGCCATCATATTCTGTGCTCAATCACTGGTCAACATGAAGAACCTTGAAAACGATATCAAACAGATCTCCATGGCCATGAT GTTTGCTATTATGGGATTGGTAACCAACTACTTTGGACCTCCTCGTCCGGGCACACAAAAGAGTTGA
- the LOC117627151 gene encoding diacylglycerol kinase 1 isoform X1, whose translation MDDDGDIDIFFSNWNNKNPTDRLFIVSCLIAALVGILTIAYSAFQWRRNINLSWMKAIARSKKNPKARHKVPIAPHTWVLESVSRGKNLNCCVCLKSMSPSQTLGPMTASDSFSHRCSICGAASHLSCSSSAHKDCKCVSMMGYEHVMHQWAVRWNEVTDQPDETSFCSFCEEPCSGSFLGGSPIWCCLWCQRLVHVDCHSSLSNETGDICDLGPFRRLILSPLHVKELNQTSPGGFLSSLTQGANEIASSVRATIRSQSKKSKHGNETSVDTGNSGSTGDMSTESTADTHQAVNGSHEIEENRNGNLNVDLQHQDGDVDRKLDSKPSFKRSSSSNKKDESQVLGMKQKYELIDLSPDARPLLVFINKKSGAQRGNSLRQRLNILLNPVQVFELSSTQGPEAGLYLFRKVPHFRVLVCGGDGTVGWVLNAIEKQNFVSPPPVAILPAGTGNDLARVLSWGGGLGSVERQGGLCTVLHHIEHAAVTILDRWKVAIVNQQGKQLQSPKFMNNYLGIGCDAKVALDIHNLREENPEKFYNQFMNKVLYAREGAKGIMDRTFVDFPWQVRVEVDGVEIEVPEDAEGVLVANIGSYMGGVDLWQNEDETYDNFDPQSMHDKILEVVSISGTWHLGKLQVGLSRARRLAQGQSIKIHHFAALPVQVDGEPWFQQPCTLAISHHGQAFMLKRAAEEPLGHAAAIITDVLENAETNHVISAVQKRALLQEMALRLT comes from the exons atggatgatgatggtgacattgatatttttttctccaattggAACAACAAGAATCCCACGGATCGCCTTTTTATTGTCTCTTGCCTTATCGCTGCTCTAGTTGGAATTTTGACTATAGCCTACTCCGCATTCCAATGGAGGAGAAATATCAATCTAAGTTGGATGAAAGCAATAGCCAGGtcaaagaaaaatccaaaagcaCGTCACAAAGTTCCTATAGCTCCTCATACTTGGGTTTTAGAATCGGTATCTCGTGGAAAGAACTTGAATTGCTGTGTATGCTTAAAGTCCATGAGCCCTTCTCAAACTCTTGGACCGATGACAGCTTCAGACAGTTTTAGTCACCGTTGCAGTATTTGTGGTGCAGCGTCTCACCTAAGCTGCTCTTCTAGTGCGCACAAGGATTGCAAGTGTGTATCCATGATGGGGTATGAGCATGTGATGCACCAATGGGCTGTCCGTTGGAATGAGGTAACAGATCAACCCGATGAAACTTCTTTCTGCAGCTTTTGTGAAGAGCCATGTAGTGGGTCTTTTCTTGGTGGATCCCCAATATGGTGCTGCTTGTGGTGTCAAAGACTGGTACATGTTGATTGCCACAGTAGCTTGTCCAATGAAACAGGTGATATTTGTGATTTAGGTCCATTCAGAAGGTTGATTCTATCCCCTCTTCATGTAAAGGAATTGAACCAGACTTCCCCTGGTGGATTTTTGAGCTCCCTTACTCAGGGGGCCAATGAGATAGCCTCTTCAGTACGTGCAACTATTAGGAGTCAGAGCAAGAAGTCCAAGCATGGAAATGAAACCTCTGTTGATACAGGAAATAGTGGTAGTACTGGGGATATGTCCACAGAAAGCACAGCTGATACTCATCAAGCTGTTAATGGTTCTCATGAAATTGAGGAAAACCGTAATGGTAATTTGAATGTGGATTTGCAGCACCAAGATGGTGATGTAGATAGGAAATTGGATTCTAAGCCTAGTTTCAAAAGGAGCTCGTCAAGCAATAAGAAGGATGAGTCTCAGGTTTTAGGGATGAAACAAAAATACGAGTTGATTGATTTGTCACCAGATGCAAGACCCTTGTTAGTTTTTATCAACAAGAAGAGTGGGGCTCAGCGTGGGAATTCACTGAGGCAACGATTGAATATTCTTCTCAATCCTGttcag GTTTTTGAGCTGAGCTCAACACAAGGACCGGAGGCGGGTCTTTATTTATTCAGAAAGGTGCCGCACTTCAGAGTTCTTGTTTGTGGGGGAGATGGTACTGTTGGTTGGGTTCTGAATGCCATCGAAAAGCAAAACTTTGTGTCTCCTCCTCCAGTTGCTATTCTACCTGCCGGAACAGGGAATGATCTGGCTAGAGTTTTGTCATGGGGAGGTGGTTTGGGCTCAGTGGAGAGACAAGGAGGCCTTTGCACAGTTTTGCACCACATAGAGCATGCTGCAGTAACCATTCTTGATCGTTGGAAGGTAGCAATTGTAAATCAACAGGGGAAGCAGCTCCAATCGCCAAAGTTTATGAACAACTATCTCG GAATTGGGTGTGATGCAAAGGTTGCTCTGGACATTCATAATCTACGGGAGGAGAATCCAGAGAAGTTTTATAATCAG TTCATGAATAAAGTCCTTTATGCAAGAGAAGGTGCTAAGGGTATAATGGATAGAACATTTGTGGATTTTCCTTGGCAAGTTCGAGTTGAAGTAGATGGTGTTGAGATAGAGGTCCCTGAG GATGCCGAAGGTGTACTTGTTGCGAATATTGGAAGCTACATGGGCGGTGTAGATTTGTGGCAAAATGAAGATGAAACTTATGATAATTTTGATCCACAATCTATGCATGATAAAATACTTGAGGTTGTGAGCATTTCTGGAACATGGCACCTTGGGAAACTTCAG GTTGGGCTTTCTCGTGCTCGAAGACTGGCACAGGGGCAGTCAATTAAGATACATCACTTTGCTGCATTGCCTGTTCAGGTTGATGGGGAGCCTTGGTTTCAGCAACCTTGTACATTGGCTATATCCCACCACGGccag GCCTTCATGTTGAAGAGGGCTGCTGAGGAGCCACTTGGTCATGCAGCTGCCATTATCACTGATGTTCTTGAGAATGCCGAGACCAATCATGTAATAAGTGCTGTGCAGAAGCGAGCTCTTCTTCAAGAAATGGCGCTGAGGCTGACTTAG
- the LOC117628341 gene encoding NAC domain-containing protein 90-like — translation MMSSGQLPVGFRFMPTDKELVTHYLMNKVFDRPVPAAEAIQDIDATQFYSTHPKNLVTFSCGEREWFFFIHEDDENCSPSAQGRRNIRVVGNGVGFWKPNGSENPIHNEDGNVYASKIFLTYFSGSLRKAKKTHWKMVEYHLHSDSHTEAEYQVQRREWVLGQLKRGNAYNGL, via the exons ATGATGAGCTCAGGCCAGCTGCCAGTGGGATTTAGGTTTATGCCAACAGATAAGGAGTTGGTCACTCACTATCTAATGAACAAGGTGTTTGATAGGCCTGTGCCAGCTGCTGAGGCAATTCAGGACATTGACGCAACCCAATTCTACAGCACCCATCCGAAGAATCTAG TGACATTCTCctgtggagagagagagtggttCTTCTTTATCCATGAAGACGACGAAAATTGCAGTCCAAGTGcccaaggaagaagaaatattcGAGTAGTTGGAAATGGGGTAGGGTTTTGGAAACCAAATGGATCAGAAAACCCTATCCACAATGAAGATGGCAATGTCTATGCCTCCAAGATCTTTCTCACTTACTTTTCTGGAAGTCTCAGGAAAGCAAAGAAAACACATTGGAAAATGGTGGAATACCATTTGCACTCAGACTCTCACACTGAAGCAGAGTACCAAG TGCAGAGAAGAGAATGGGTATTGGGCCAACTGAAAAGAGGAAATGCTTACAATGGTCTTTGA
- the LOC117628340 gene encoding UDP-glycosyltransferase 83A1-like: MEQRHVQENSIHVLLVSYPIQGHVAPFIKLAYLFAGRGIKVTLVITEFVHASLVAAHPELDGEQYDQVRLVAVPDGLPKEDVRNDECKMGESVFKVMPGHVENLLNKANLEGNQVTCVVADAVFGWALEIAEKMELKSALFWPSAPGVLALTLNIRRLIEAGVIDSNGTPTMKRNKVQLSSDLPPVTSADIVWSYPGNESTQKIMFQHFFAIHQNVKKSDWLLCNWFQELNPSVGDLVPNMFPLGPLLANGKPAGNFWPEDSTCLGWLNRQPVGSVVYVAFGSSSMFSQHQIDELALGLELLGRPFLWVNRSDLINGSSAKFPDGYEKRVANHGKMVHWAPQEKVLAHPAIACFLTHCGWNSTMDGISMGVPFLCWPYFADQFYNRSCICNGYKVGLCLNPDDYGIVTRHEIRRKLDGLLADEGIKANATKLKQMAEESISGGGSSANNLERFIEHMKQ, translated from the exons aTGGAACAAAGACATGTTCAAGAAAATTCTATCCATGTGCTACTTGTTTCATACCCTATACAAGGGCATGTTGCACCATTCATAAAGTTGGCATACCTATTTGCTGGTCGTGGAATCAAGGTCACACTTGTGATAACAGAGTTTGTACATGCAAGTCTGGTGGCCGCACATCCGGAATTGGATGGTGAGCAGTATGATCAGGTCAGGCTTGTCGCGGTCCCTGATGGATTACCCAAAGAAGATGTGCGAAATGATGAATGTAAGATGGGTGAGAGTGTATTCAAAGTCATGCCTGGTCATGTGGAAAATTTGTTAAACAAGGCCAACCTGGAGGGTAATCAGGTGACCTGTGTCGTAGCCGATGCAGTTTTTGGTTGGGCTTTGGAGATTGCGGAGAAGATGGAGCTTAAGTCAGCACTCTTCTGGCCATCTGCACCAGGAGTTTTGGCCTTGACACTCAACATTCGAAGGCTTATTGAGGCTGGGGTTATAGACTCCAATG GAACTCCAACAATGAAGAGGAATAAGGTTCAACTATCATCAGACCTGCCCCCTGTGACTAGCGCTGACATTGTGTGGAGTTATCCCGGGAACGAGTCAACACAGAAGATCATGTTCCAGCATTTCTTTGCCATTCACCAGAATGTGAAAAAAAGTGACTGGCTTCTGTGTAACTGGTTTCAGGAGCTCAACCCCTCTGTTGGTGATTTAGTCCCAAACATGTTTCCACTTGGTCCATTACTTGCAAATGGAAAACCTGCCGGGAACTTTTGGCCAGAGGACTCAACTTGCTTGGGCTGGCTCAACAGGCAACCGGTTGGATCAGTTGTTTATGTTGCATTTGGCAGCAGCTCCATGTTCAGCCAGCACCAAATTGATGAACTAGCATTAGGCCTTGAACTTCTTGGTCGACCGTTCTTATGGGTGAATCGATCAGACCTCATCAATGGCTCTTCTGCCAAATTCCCAGACGGGTATGAAAAGAGAGTGGCTAACCATGGGAAGATGGTTCACTGGGCACCTCAAGAAAAGGTGCTGGCTCACCCAGCTATTGCTTGTTTCTTGACCCATTGTGGCTGGAACTCAACCATGGATGGCATAAGCATGGGGGTTCCATTTCTCTGTTGGCCTTATTTTGCAGATCAGTTTTACAACCGCAGTTGCATATGTAATGGTTACAAAGTTGGCTTGTGCTTGAACCCAGATGATTATGGGATTGTTACAAGGCATGAAATCAGAagaaaattggatggtttgCTTGCTGATGAAGGTATAAAAGCAAATGCAACAAAGCTCAAACAAATGGCGGAAGAGAGCATCAGTGGAGGAGGATCTTCTGCAAATAATTTGGAACGTTTCATTGAACACATGAAGCAATGA
- the LOC117629277 gene encoding 40S ribosomal protein S19-3, with product METARTVKDVSPHVFVKAYAAHLKRSGKIELPDWTDIVKTGTFKELAPYDPDWYYIRSASMARKIYLRGGLGVGAFRRIYGGSRRNGSRPPHFCKSSGAVARHILQQLQKMNIIDLDSKGGRKITSNGQRDLDQVAGRIAVAI from the exons ATGGAGACGGCAAGAACAGTAAAAGACGTGTCCCCTCATGTGTTCGTCAAGGCCTACGCTGCTCACCTGAAACGCTCTGGCAAa ATTGAGCTTCCTGACTGGACGGATATTGTGAAGACTGGTACATTCAAGGAGCTTGCTCCGTATGACCCTGATTGGTACTATATTAGATCTG CATCCATGGCAAGGAAAATCTACTTGAGGGGTGGTCTTGGTGTTGGTGCCTTCCGCAGGATTTATGGAGGGAGCAGGAGGAATGGCAGTCGCCCACCCCACTTCTGTAAAAGCAGTGGCGCTGTTGCTCGTCACATACTTCAACAATTGCAGAAGATGAACATCATTGACCTTGACTCCAAAGG AGGAAGGAAAATCACATCCAATGGCCAGCGGGATCTCGACCAAGTTGCTGGACGGATTGCTGTTGCAATCTAA